GTTCTTCCAATCGGAAAAGTGCCAATGACAGATGCAGACGGCAAGCTTTATGGTATGCCTGTAAACCTTGAGGGATATGGATTTGTTTACAACAAAGATTTATTTGAAAAAGCGGGTATTACAGAGCCGCCTAAAACGATTGATGAATTAAAAGACGCTGCAAAAAAGCTTGAAGCTAAAAAGATCACTCCATTCTCTGCCGGTTATGGCGAGTGGTGGGTAATTGGACAGCATTTACTTAACATTCCATTTGCTCAGCAAGAAGATCCAGAAGCATTTATCGCAGGATTATATGATGGTTCTGAGAAAATCACAGGCAACAAGCAGTTTAAAGAATTTAAAGAAGTATTAGACACAGAGCTTAAATATGCAAACGATAATCCATTAACAACAGATTACAATACTCAAGTTACACTTTTTGCTTCTGGTGAAACAGCAATGCTTCAACAAGGAAACTGGACTGAGAACATGATCACTGAAATCAATCCTGAAATCAATATGGGCTTCCTTCCAATTCCAATCAGCAATGATGAAAGTGCAGGAAACCTTCCTGTAGGCGTTCCAAATAACTGGGTATTGAATAAAAACTCAGAGCACCTTGAAGAAGCTAAAACATTCTTAAACTGGATGGTTTCTTCTGAAACTGGCAAACGCTTCATCACAGAAGAATTTGCATTCATTCCAGCATTTGATAACATTGAGCCAGCAGGTTTAGGCGATCTTGGAACATCAATCCTTGATTACTCTAAGGAAGAAAAAACAATTCCTTGGACTTGGTTCAAATGGCCGGATGGAGCGAATAAAGAATTCGCAGCAGCTATTCAGGAATACGCTGCAGGCAAAATCGATTATGATACACTGCTTGAGAGATTCCAGACATCTTGGGATAACTTGAAATAATAATAGCAGCAGAAAGCATGCCTTATGGGCATGCTTTTTTGCCGGTTCATAAATTCTCATAATAGAGGCTTTAAGCTATAAAAAGGTGATTTCAGATAATAGTAAAAAAATCAGCTTAAAAAACAGAAAACCGATTAAATAAAAGGTTCGAAATCTATAAAAATTGTTAAAATGGCTAATAAAAATTGAATTCCCTCTAAAAAGATGGTGATTTTGGCTAAAAACCAGGTTCATCAGCTTCTATTGTTTACGCTATTCAATGACTTCAGCTCAGTCTCCCTGACCCTCTGTAAATACAGGCGCCTCCGCTCTTCGAGGTATTTGCAGGAAGATTCGAAAAAGTCCTTTTAAGAGTAAGAACCTCACTATATACTAAAGGTTAAGTAAGACCTGGGAGGTCCGTCCCCATGCTGAAAAAAAGCATCCGGAATAAACTAATTGTTTTATTAATGATTACTACAATTGTGCCTTTTGGCAGTTCGATCATTATTACCTATTTATATACGAAAGGCTCCATGGAGGACCAAGTCGTTCAGGAAAGCAGCAATCTGCTGTATCAGGGCAAGGTTAATCTGGAGAGCTACCTTAATGAGCTGAATGGTTTAACTCTTTCTCTCTACAATAATCCTGATTTCATTAACTATATGAGATCTCCGGATACTGAGAATAATTATTTAACCATTGGAATTGTTAAAAATGTAATGCAGACCATTCTTTATACAGCGGATACCATTAATGAAGTGAAAATTTCATTTGCAAAGGATGACCGGGTTATTTCTGCGACGAAACGTTCTACAGTTGTTTTTTCCACAAGCATAGAAGGTTCCAGGAATGAAGCGTTTAACAGTGCAGAACGCAGTCCTTATAACATGTATATTGAACCAATCTTTGCAAGCCACGAGAACAACACAAGAGGAGCAAGAGACATCATTAAAATCCACAGGGCATTGACGAATGTTCCCGGCAATGAGGTCCTTGGTTATATTACACTTGGGATTTCACCTGATAAGATTATCGATTTAAGCAGAAATTTATATAATCGTGATACAGAAGAATTCTATCTATTATCATCAGAAGGAGAACTAATTTACAGCTCAGATACAGATATCCCCGACAATCAAAATCATCAAAAATGGATTGACCGCGTTCTTGAAGCAGAGAAATCTTCAGGAACAATGGAGTGGAAAGAAGACTCTTTTAATGGGGTGATGATGTACGATCAGCTTTCGGCTTCATCTGGAGGCTGGATTTTAGTGAAAAGGGTTCCATATCACATCTTATATGAAAGTGCTTATAGTGTAGCCAAAATTAATATTCTATTTGGGGTTATTGGATTATCATTGGTTGTATTAGCTACCCTGTTTGTTTCATTTAAAATCACATCGCCTATCCGAATTTTGCTTCAAAATATTGAACAAGTGGAAAAAGGAAATATGAAGGTTCCGGTTCAGTCCTTTGGTTCAGATGAAATCGGCATTCTCGGATACAGGTTTCAGCAAATGATTGAACGGATCAATCACTTGATCACCCGTGAGTATAAGCTTGAACTGGAAAACAAGACAAATCAGCTAAAAGTGCTGCAATCACAGATCAACCCGCACTTTTTATACAATGCGCTGCAATCAATCGGTACAGTTGCTTTAAAAAATAAAGTTCCGCAAATTTATTCCTTAATTACGCACTTATCTAAAATCATGAGATATGGA
The window above is part of the Metabacillus dongyingensis genome. Proteins encoded here:
- a CDS encoding ABC transporter substrate-binding protein encodes the protein MKRFLLLCMSLVFVFGIMAGCSSKETAKDGESGGDSKSGDEVVTLNFFQFKVEIADQLQEMIKEFEAEHPNIKVKLETVGGGADYGAALKAKFASGEEPDIFNNGGFKELELWKEKLADLSGEPWVEHVLPIGKVPMTDADGKLYGMPVNLEGYGFVYNKDLFEKAGITEPPKTIDELKDAAKKLEAKKITPFSAGYGEWWVIGQHLLNIPFAQQEDPEAFIAGLYDGSEKITGNKQFKEFKEVLDTELKYANDNPLTTDYNTQVTLFASGETAMLQQGNWTENMITEINPEINMGFLPIPISNDESAGNLPVGVPNNWVLNKNSEHLEEAKTFLNWMVSSETGKRFITEEFAFIPAFDNIEPAGLGDLGTSILDYSKEEKTIPWTWFKWPDGANKEFAAAIQEYAAGKIDYDTLLERFQTSWDNLK
- a CDS encoding cache domain-containing sensor histidine kinase, encoding MLKKSIRNKLIVLLMITTIVPFGSSIIITYLYTKGSMEDQVVQESSNLLYQGKVNLESYLNELNGLTLSLYNNPDFINYMRSPDTENNYLTIGIVKNVMQTILYTADTINEVKISFAKDDRVISATKRSTVVFSTSIEGSRNEAFNSAERSPYNMYIEPIFASHENNTRGARDIIKIHRALTNVPGNEVLGYITLGISPDKIIDLSRNLYNRDTEEFYLLSSEGELIYSSDTDIPDNQNHQKWIDRVLEAEKSSGTMEWKEDSFNGVMMYDQLSASSGGWILVKRVPYHILYESAYSVAKINILFGVIGLSLVVLATLFVSFKITSPIRILLQNIEQVEKGNMKVPVQSFGSDEIGILGYRFQQMIERINHLITREYKLELENKTNQLKVLQSQINPHFLYNALQSIGTVALKNKVPQIYSLITHLSKIMRYGMNMEEDLVPLSKEINYTKAFLLLQKERFGENLDYTIDVDENVQEVQVPKMILQPIIENYFKHGFDSREGVGSIRLKCYRESDELVMKISDNGIGVTENRLNEIYEHFKAEALNKKGKETNIGLKNVYVRLKLYYNLQADLKLENQEEGGFMVTMRLPIWMEGEGNESNHH